The genomic DNA GTAAAGCCTCCGTCATCTTAACCCAACCCAAATTGGGGATTTTAATAGATTGATTATCTACGCTGAATTGATCATTTGATAATGAAAAGCGGTCATCTTTGCCTTTTTTTCTTGGCTTAGGGTATTTGCTTTGACCACTAAAAAACCGATCAAAAGCATTGCCTAGTTGCTTAATAGCAAGCTGTGGTGAACATTTAGTAACTTTTTTCATGAAAGGGTATTTTTCATATTTAAAAGAATTTAAATGCTTTCTTAGTTTTGCTTCTTTTGGTTTGTTTAGTAAATTCTTATCAACCTCAACGCCATAGTATTTACACTGATCTCGATATTCCTTGTCGGCTTTATCTTCATCGAGCGTAAGACCCCCACCGACAGTCAGGTGGGGGATATAAGCGAGTGGCGATAGCCATAAAAAATCAAATATCGCCTTTATTACAGTGCTTTATTTTGCTATAATTCACCCATATTAATTCTTTTGTAAACAATGATTTAATGAATATTTCACAACACTATAAATTTAGGCTTCTACCTAATAAAGAACAGGAAATATTGCTTAACCAAGCAATAGGTTCTGCTCGTTTTGTGTGGAATCAAATTCTTGCTAAATCGTTTGAAATGTTCGCCAAAGATGAATATATACGTTACGAAACCATTGAAAAGAATTTAGTACCTCTAAAAAAGAAACCTGAATTTTCTTTTCTTGGTCAAACATATTCAGCTTGCTTACAACAAAAAATTCGTGATCTTGCTCAGGCATGGAACAAATACTACAACCCAAAAGAACATGCTCGTCTAAAAGAAAACAAGCGTAAACCACGCAAGCCGAAATTCTTTAAATTGACTGATGGTAGTGAAGTTCAACTTAGACCACTCATGCCACGATTCAAGAAGAAATCAGACGGTGAGCAATCCTTTAGACTACCATTTGCAGATTGTGATGTTGCTGGTGGTCGAGTTTCTTTGCCTAAAGGAACAGGTTGGATAAGATTTAAAAAATCACAAGAAATTATTGGTAAAATCACAAGTGTAACGATTAAGAAAATTTGTGGACTTTGGTATGTTTCATTTTGTACTAATCGTGAAATCAAACAGCCACTTCACCCATCGAAATCAGCTATTGGTGTTGATCTTGGCATCAAAAAATTGGTTACAACATCAGATGGTCAGGTATTCGAGCCGATCAATAGCTTTAAAGCCAATCAACTAAAATTAGCTAGGCTTCAACGAAAGTTGAAGAAGAAAACCAAATTCAGCGAAAATTGGAAAAAACTTAATTTAAAAATTAACAAGCTACATCATCATATTGCCAATATTCGGCATGACTACTTGCACAAAGTCACGACAACGCTCAGCAAAAACCACGCAATGATCGTAGTTGAGGACTTAAAAGTAGCCAATATGTCGAAGTCAGCAAGTAGAACACCTGAAAATCAAGGAAAGAATGTGAAAGCCAAATCAGGCTTAAACAAATCAATCCTAGATCAAGGTTGGTCAATGCTTGTTGGTATGTTGGAGTACAAACAGCAATGGCGAGGTGGTTTACTCGTTAAAGTTGACCCTAAATATACAAGTCAGACTTGTAGTTCATGTGGTCATATTGCAAAAGAAAATAGACCCACTCAAGCTAAATTTGAGTGCGTTTCGTGTGGATATGTTGCGAATGCGGATATTAACGCATCTCGTAACATCTTAGCGGTAGGACATACCGTTTTGTCTGTGGAGGGAAGACGCAGTAAAGGTCGCCCTGCGAAGCAGAAAGCAAGCGAAATCCGTGAGGAAGTCGCCTAAGAGCCTTTGCTTTTAGAATCCCTGAGAAACGAGTTTCGCAAGGAGCTAGTCGAAAGTGGTGGGAGTATGTCAAATTGTCGCTGCCATTCATTTAACGCCCAATTATACGACAAACGAGCAACGCCACACGCTTGAGCGAAATGACTTGCTTGCTTGTTGGTGGGCATCAACTCAATGACATGCCCTCGTATAAATCGACTCATAGTACTTCTTTAACCGCCTGTATTAACTTTTGATTCTTTTTACTTCGACTGCCATACAATCTTGCAGAGAATACAGTGATAATTTCCAGTATATCTTGGGCAAGTTCTTCTTCAAAACTCAGATTTTCGCCTTGATTAATAATCACAATTTCAACATTTCTTGCTTCACATAAAGCAAAAACCAACTCAGCACCAAAGCGTAGTAAGCGATCTTTATGTGTTAAAACCAAACGACCAATTTGATTATCAATAATCCCATCTAAAAGAGCCTTTAAACCCTT from Acinetobacter sp. CS-2 includes the following:
- a CDS encoding RNA-guided endonuclease InsQ/TnpB family protein, with translation MNISQHYKFRLLPNKEQEILLNQAIGSARFVWNQILAKSFEMFAKDEYIRYETIEKNLVPLKKKPEFSFLGQTYSACLQQKIRDLAQAWNKYYNPKEHARLKENKRKPRKPKFFKLTDGSEVQLRPLMPRFKKKSDGEQSFRLPFADCDVAGGRVSLPKGTGWIRFKKSQEIIGKITSVTIKKICGLWYVSFCTNREIKQPLHPSKSAIGVDLGIKKLVTTSDGQVFEPINSFKANQLKLARLQRKLKKKTKFSENWKKLNLKINKLHHHIANIRHDYLHKVTTTLSKNHAMIVVEDLKVANMSKSASRTPENQGKNVKAKSGLNKSILDQGWSMLVGMLEYKQQWRGGLLVKVDPKYTSQTCSSCGHIAKENRPTQAKFECVSCGYVANADINASRNILAVGHTVLSVEGRRSKGRPAKQKASEIREEVA
- a CDS encoding helix-turn-helix domain-containing protein translates to MSRFIRGHVIELMPTNKQASHFAQACGVARLSYNWALNEWQRQFDILPPLSTSSLRNSFLRDSKSKGS